In Podospora pseudopauciseta strain CBS 411.78 chromosome 3, whole genome shotgun sequence, one genomic interval encodes:
- the ALG7_2 gene encoding tunicamycin resistance protein (EggNog:ENOG503NUTG; BUSCO:EOG09262QS5; COG:G), which produces MTTSTSRSPSRLPPSSSSSSLSRTETLSLFSLTFACVAVLANTFQGDGEPLIASLALSGVAFAASFAMIRWLGPTLMKAGLKGTDMSKHNRREMPECMGGIAAVVYLLVIIVFIPFPFYKDIVAATSGGGNRDVVVSVVEGVERGRLLHKFPHSKLASYLSAIISLQSITLLGIGDDLFDIRWRHKFFIPAFASIPLLVVYFVDFGVTSIVVPIPLQPYLGELVNVGVLYYVYMASVAIFSPNSINILAGINGIEVAQSIVVAVLLAINDCLYLLTPYPHPATDSHLFSLYFLLPFLGVSGALLWHNWYPARVFVGDTYCYFAGMVFVVVSILGHFSKTLILLLMPQIFNFCYSVPQLFGLVPCPRHRLPRFNARTGLLEPSVTPWTRERQPRGVVAWGLKVLGGLRLLGVTVDEEGRFVETTNFTILNLWLVWRGPLREDRLAMEITGMQMVVGLFGLFVRHGLAQLVFKEDNWSIGAAGV; this is translated from the exons ATGACGACCTCCACCTCACGTTCCCCATCCCGAttacccccctcctcctcctcctcctccctctcccgaaCCGaaaccctctctctcttctccctcaccttcgCCTGCGTCGCGGTACTGGCGAATACCTTCCAAGGCGATGGCGAACCTCTAatcgcctccctcgccctcagCGGGGTCGCCTTCGCGGCGTCGTTTGCGATGATAAGGTGGTTAGGCCCGACGCTGATGAAGGCTGGGCTGAAGGGGACAGACATGAGCAAGCATAATAGACGGGAAATGCCAGAGTGCATGGGGGGGAtcgcggcggtggtgtaCCTGCTGGTGATTATTGTCTTCATCCCGTTTCCGTTTTACAAGGACATTGTGGCGGCGACGAGCGGGGGGGGCAATAGGGATGTTGTTGTCAGTGtcgtggagggggtggagagggggaggttgctgCATAAGTTTCCGCACAGCAAG TTGGCGTCGTATTTGTCGGCGATTATATCGCTTCAGTCGATCACGTTGTTGGGGATAGGAGATGATCTTTTCGACATACGGTGGCGACACAAGTTTTTCATTCCGGCTTTTGCGTCGATACCGCTGTTGGTGGTTTACTTTGTCGACTTTGGCGTCACGTCGATCGTGGTGCCGATTCCGCTGCAGCCGTACCTGGGGGAGCTGGTGAATGTCGGGGTGCTGTACTACGTCTACATGGCGAGCGTGGCGATTTTTAGCCCGAACAGTATTAACATTCTGGCGGGGATCAACGGGATTGAGGTGGCGCAGTCGATTGTCGTTGCGGTGTTGCTGGCGATCAATGATTGCTTGTACTTGCTCACGCCGTACCCCCACCCGGCGACGGACTCGCACTTGTTTTCGCTGTACTTTTTGCTGCCGTTTTTGGGGGTTTCCGGGGCGCTGCTGTGGCACAATTGGTATCCGGCGAGGGTGTTTGTGGGGGATACGTATTGTTATTTTGCGGGCATggtgtttgtggtggtgagcatTCTGGGGCATTTCAGCAAGACGTTGatcttgctgctgatgccGCAGATATTCAACTTTTGCTATTCGGTGCCACAGTTGTTTGGGCTGGTGCCGTGTCCGAGGCACAGGCTGCCCAGGTTTAATGCGAGgacggggttgttggagccGAGCGTCACGCCTtggacgagggagaggcagccgaggggggtggttgcgtgggggttgaaggtgttgggggggttgaggttgctgggggttacggtggatgaggaggggaggtttgtCGAGACGACGAACTTTACGATTTTGAATCTTTGGCTTGTGTGGAGGGGGCCGTTGAGGGAGGATAGGTTGGCGATGGAGATTACGGGGAtgcagatggtggtggggttgtttgggttgtttgttAGGCATGGGCTGGCTCAGTTGGTGTTCAAGGAGGATAATTGGAGCATTGGGGCAGCAGGAGTTTAG
- the ncs1 gene encoding Calcium-binding protein NCS-1 (BUSCO:EOG09264RR2; COG:T; EggNog:ENOG503NWK4), protein MGNLQSKKLPDDQLKELQKSTNFDKKELQQWYRGFLKDCPSGMLSKGEFQKIYAQFFPFGDPSTFADYVFNVFDTDKSGTIDFKEFICALSVTSRGKMEDKLDWAFQLYDIDGDGKISYDEMLKIVEAIYKMVGSMVKLPEDEDTPEKRVRKIFRMMDKDENGSLDMNEFKEGSQRDATIVSALSLYDGLV, encoded by the exons ATGGGCAACTT GCAGTCCAAGAAGCTCCCTGACGATCAGCTGAAGGAGCTCCAGAAGTCAACCAATTTTGACAAGAAGGAGTTGCAGCAATGGTATAGAG GTTTTCTCAAGGACTGCCCGAGCGGCATGCTGAGCAAAGGCGAATTCCAAAAGATCTACGCCCAGTTCTTCCCCTTTGGTGACCCAAGCACATTCGCCGACTACGTCTTCAACGTATTCGACACGGACAAGTCAGGAACTATTGATTTCAAAGAATTCATTTGTGCTCTGAGTGTTACCAGCCGGGGTAAGATGGAGGACAAGCTGGATTGGGCGTTCCAACTGTACGATATCGACGGCGATGGAAAGATCAGCTACGACGAGATGTTGAAGATTGTGGAGGCGATTTACAAGATG GTCGGGTCCATGGTTAAGCTCCCAGAAGACGAAGACACCCCCGAGAAGCGCGTCCGCAAAATCTTTAGGATGATGGACAAGGATGAGAACGGCAGCCTTGATATGAACGAATTCAAGGAAGGCTCGCAGCGGGATGCCACCATTGTGTCGGCGCTGTCGCTCTACGACGGGTTGGTGTAA
- the CDC45 gene encoding DNA replication initiation factor cdc45 (EggNog:ENOG503NW6T; COG:L; BUSCO:EOG0926129I) produces the protein MYLPRELISKLYLHLQATRHPLSPPVLVLVALEPDALCACRILTRLFKHDYIPHKIQPVAGYADLERIGQELVSPMMETRGGAGGVVVCLGVGGMADLGSALGLEPEGEENTFGGVEVWVADSHRPWNLSNVFGGFPLEPETEDATTFSARTPRGVKAGQIEHNYKPGKGGIIVMDDGDIEEHLVKEKGAYLALLDMPEIEDDGEDLGGSSDEESEVGELPSSAVPRAGQKRKSWDFEDDSDEDDDDRPRQKRRSNSSTPIPDSPRRPAQRGLISLRDDGPVFSSDPADPPTAAQPIKGPSARTLRRRLLRLRRENETILRDYYRLGTAYSEPISSMMYSLASELGREDNDLLWLTIVGVTSMELYGRSSAGIAAPVRTGEARPASGWLGMRGARIRQLLRDEVRRLNPPEIGRGAVPENSGIIPTTARSPDDTSIRLSPEPKFLLIRHWSLYDSMLHSPYLFSRLKTWSETGLKRLHKLLAKMGVSLVQCKQSYTHMDMTLKRELRSKLLKYASLYNLDELVPTIDTDGKDRGGAKDSWGFVRSWGWRATLSAQDVGVVIGALLEVGQNSPEASSSNNDGPSQDLMEMSTATAPSEEWLPRFWAAYDALEDIESLKAGLPTAQFLHKAIFTTGTTILKKKQISHLRAFRMCVVKDSPDSQLFNHPGALTKLALWIGEALAEQEKDATGRLALGGRGTPLVVASLDEKRGVYVVVGTGGGGGPDTIFLDKEAQKKKVKEREEKARVREEARKVKERMREEKKAAKRREREQRRKQGGEDEEEEDDGSELDSEDDDEDSEDEDEDDGEDEEDETRERGYGLNRFGTAFQDVVAETNARVRIDSFEHCVVEVKKEDLSGFLESLSMKAVVG, from the exons ATGTATCTTCCTAGGGAACTCATATCGAAGTTATATCTGCATCTGCAGGCCACTCGACACCCCCTCTCACCACCTGTTCTCGTACTTGTAGCCCTCGAACCCGATGCGCTCTGCGCCTGCCGAATTCTCACGCGTCTCTTCAAACATGACTATATCCCGCACAAGATCCAGCCTGTGGCAGGCTATGCCGACCTGGAGCGCATTGGACAAGAGCTCGTCAGTCCCATGATGGAAACGAGGGGCGGTGCCGGTGGAGTGGTGGTATGcttgggtgttggtggtaTGGCTGATCTGGGAAGTGCCTTGGGCTTGGAACCcgaaggggaagaaaacacgtttggtggtgttgaggtttgGGTGGCCGATTCTCATAGGCCTTGGAACCTGTCCAATGTCTTTGGTGGCTTTCCATTAGAACCCGAGACGGAGGATGCGACGACATTTTCAGCCAGGACCCCGCGTGGGGTCAAGGCTGGCCAAATCGAACATAACTACAagccaggcaagggaggaatCATTGTCATGGACGATGGTGATATTGAGGAACACttggtcaaggagaagggcgCCTATCTTGCTCTGCTGGACATGCCGGAAATTGAGGATGACGGGGAGGATCTTGGGGGAAGCAGTGACGAGGAAAGCGAGGTCGGCGAGCTACCAAGCTCAGCGGTGCCTCGAGCTGGTCAGAAGCGAAAATCCTGGGACTTTGAGgacgacagcgacgaggatgacgatgatagACCAAGGCAAAAACGGAGGAGTAATTCC TCGACTCCTATTCCAGATTCCCCCCGACGGCCAGCACAACGAGGACTCATATCACTCCGAGACGACGGGCCGGTCTTTAGCAGCGACCCAGCAGATCCGCCCACCGCGGCCCAGCCGATAAAGGGACCGTCCGCAAGGACACTTCGGCGAAGGCTGCTGCGGTTACGGCGCGAAAACGAGACGATCCTCAGAGATTACTACCGACTCGGTACCGCCTACTCGGAacccatctcctccatgATGTACTCTCTGGCCTCAGAACTCGGTCGTGAAGACAACGACCTCCTCTGGCTCACCATTGTCGGAGTCACCTCTATGGAACTCTACGGCCGCTCCTCAGCCGGCATCGCAGCCCCAGTCCGCACCGGCGAAGCCCGTCCAGCCTCTGGTTGGCTAGGCATGCGCGGTGCCAGGATACGACAGCTCCTGCGCGACGAAGTCCGTCGTCTGAACCCCCCAGAAATTGGCCGGGGAGCCGTCCCGGAGAACAGTGGCATCATTCCCACCACGGCCCGAAGTCCAGACGACACCAGCATCCGTCTGTCGCCCGAGCCGAAGTTCCTGTTGATTCGTCACTGGAGCCTGTACGATAGCATGCTCCACTCGCCGTATCTCTTCTCACGGCTGAAGACCTGGAGCGAGACTGGCTTGAAGCGTCTGCATAAGCTCCTCGCCAAGATGGGGGTCAGTCTGGTGCAGTGTAAGCAATCGTACACTCACATGGACATGACGCTGAAGCGGGAGCTCCGGTCGAAGCTCCTCAAGTATGCCTCCCTCTACAACCTCGACGAACTAGTCCCCACTATCGATACCGACGGGAAAGACCGCGGCGGCGCGAAGGACTCCTGGGGTTTCGTCAGGAGCTGGGGGTGGCGTGCCACGCTCTCGGCGCAAGACGTCGGCGTTGTCATTGGCGCCCTTTTGGAAGTAGGTCAGAACAGCCCCGAGGCTTCTTCCAGCAACAATGACGGTCCGTCGCAAGATTTAATGGAGATGTCGACTGCCACGGCCCCCTCGGAGGAATGGCTGCCACGTTTCTGGGCTGCTTACGACGCTCTCGAGGATATTGAGTCGCTGAAGGCTGGTTTGCCAACGGCCCAATTCCTTCACAAAGCCATCTTTACCACCGGGACGACGATTCTCAAAAAGAAGCAAATCTCGCACTTGCGCGCGTTTCGGATGTGCGTGGTGAAGGACTCGCCGGATAGTCAGTTGTTTAACCACCCGGGTGCGTTGACAAAACTGGCGTTGTGGATTGGGGAGGCGCTGGCGGAGCAAGAAAAGGATGCCACGGGGAGGCTGGCGTTGGGCGGCAGGGGAACGCCGCTTGTTGTGGCTAGTCTGGATGAGAAGCGCGGGGTgtatgttgttgttgggacgggagggggtggtggtccgGATACGATTTTTTTGGATAAGGAggcgcagaagaagaaggtgaaggaaagggaggagaaggctaGGGTTAGGGAAGAGGCGAGGAAGGTTaaggagaggatgagggaggagaagaaggcggcgaagaggagggagagggagcagaggagaaagcaggggggggaagatgaagaggaggaggatgatgggtcGGAGTTGGACagtgaagatgatgatgaggacagtgaggatgaggatgaagatgatggtgaggatgaggaggatgagacgagggagagggggtatGGGCTCAATAGATTTGGGACGGCGTTTCAGGATGTGGTGGCTGAGACGAatgcgagggtgaggattgATAGTTTTGAGCATtgtgtggtggaggtgaagaaggaggatttgAGTGGGTTTTTGGAGAGTCTGAGTATGAAGGCTGTGGTGGGCTAG
- a CDS encoding hypothetical protein (COG:S; EggNog:ENOG503NZFC): MQAAGTSGTGMEENGVIEPLPDEEFGREVTSDYDPSDTETTFGSLTSSVTGHVWEYGRRYHAFRYGRYPLPNDDEEYKRESLRHAMLKELLKGKLYLAPIGDNPQKIIDLGTGFGEWAMEMGELFTGAKVTGVDLSPIQPLWVPSNVEFIVDDIEDEWVHDQDYDFAHFRFVNTVLKNNELVLHNILQNLRPGGWVEIQDVYPRISSDDNTLPEDYPPAKFYSLLQGVLKDQYGFDLKVLESLPDRLQRLGYVNVQRKVFHMPLGEWPKDRHLRMLGGCFQEVFLDFVAAMAARPLVEAGFDKADIEELVVGVKNAVGNRRIHAYVPIHFVWAQKPPA; the protein is encoded by the exons ATGCAGGCGGCAGGCACTTCTGGTACTGGAATGGAGGAAAACGGGGTCATAGAACCACTGCCTGATGAGGAGTTTGGGAGAGAGGTGACATCAGATTATGACCCAAGCGATACCGAGACCACCTTTGGCTCCCTCACGTCGAGCGTCACGGGTCATGTGTGGGAGTACGGCAGACGATACCATGCTTTTCGATATGGCCGGTACCCCTTAcccaacgacgacgaggagtaCAAGAGAGAGTCTCTACGACATGCCATGCTGAAGGAGCTCCTGAAGGGCAAGCTCTACCTTGCGCCCATCGGAGATAACCCGCAAAAGATCATCGATCTTGGCACGGGGTTTGGAGAATGGGCCATGGAGA TGGGCGAGCTTTTTACCGGTGCCAAAGTTACAGGAGTCGACTTATCGCCGATTCAGCCACTATGGGTTCCCTCTAATGTCGAGTTCATCGTGGATGACATTGAAGACGAGTGGGTGCACGATCAGGATTACGATTTCGCGCACTTTCGGTTCGTCAACACGGTGTTGAAGAACAATGAACTTGTGCTTCACAACATTCTCCA GAACCTCAGGCCGGGCGGCTGGGTGGAAATCCAGGATGTTTACCCCCGGATATCGTCAGACGACAACACACTGCCCGAAGACTACCCGCCCGCCAAGTTTTACTCGCTGCTTCAAGGCGTTCTCAAGGACCAGTACGGCTTCGACCTCAAGGTGCTGGAGAGCCTTCCCGACCGCCTACAGCGGCTCGGCTACGTCAACGTGCAGCGGAAGGTATTCCACATGCCGCTGGGTGAATGGCCCAAGGATCGGCATCTCCGAATGCTGGGTGGCTGCTTCCAAGAAGTCTTTCTCGACTTTGTCGCCGCCATGGCGGCCCGTCcgctggtggaggcgggaTTCGACAAGGCCGACATTGAGGAGCTTGTCGTCGGGGTTAAGAACGCCGTGGGAAATAGGCGAATTCACGCATATGTCCCCATCCACTTTGTCTGGGCGCAGAAACCACCAGCATGA
- a CDS encoding hypothetical protein (COG:B; COG:T; EggNog:ENOG503NZH4) — MEKEETDDPLRKLIDHGNSFISRYYSHYEESAPILEGCGEPLVELLVRQARLMSMATPDHDLIKRRLDDILSASYNKFYAYLYKDLPPCWRLLYTEAAILKFWVLVFEWARSRQPELIRKRVWDKMEWEDFELNTPARREEVHEIKARFEKQPKGTPSRNLGSAMWHQLMQFSMRTEVGGVHVRRSREASSRVRERLQEWQRRNEQEDGQQGPEQQQQKREREEELLNDMVKTLDLALILAGGGGKHDEIHGYVALLEKAASLPSNDNSPDKISSKPSESETPRQDPSLGRTRTTSLTQPPTKRARLSLPPPTNPSSTIDGWLPLNASGELVGPVAISDEPPVNTQQQTPIITQKSPNWSSHPSFSPYEPFTPPVTSPIPRLPSPSLTTFQSHLSSPTPQPLILTSLVPSWPALAAHPWSKPSYLLSRTFSGRRLIPVEIGRSYVDEGWSQKILPFSEFLSTYITSPSESKGYLAQHQLFAQLPQLRSDITIPDLCYTSPANRPDGTPELEEPMLNAWFGPPGTITPLHTDPYHNLLVQVVGRKYVRLYPPGADVKRRGEEAGVDMGNTAAFDVGVLEGWDEATGEGGDEEEKEFKRLEYVDCILEPGETLYIPVGWWHYVRGLSVSFSVSFWWN; from the coding sequence atggagaaggaagagactGATGACCCGTTGAGAAAACTGATCGATCATGGCAACAGCTTCATTTCCCGTTATTACTCCCACTATGAGGAATCCGCTCCCATTTTAGAAGGATGCGGAGAGCCTCTCGTCGAGCTACTGGTACGACAGGCTCGGTTGATGAGCATGGCAACACCCGACCACGACCTGATCAAACGACGGTTGGACGACATCCTATCCGCGTCCTACAATAAGTTTTATGCTTACTTGTACAAAGACCTGCCGCCATGTTGGAGGCTGCTGTATACCGAGGCTGCTATCCTCAAGTTCTGGGTTCTGGTGTTTGAGTGGGCGCGGAGTCGGCAGCCGGAACTGATCCGGAAAAGGGTTTGGGACAAAATGGAGTGGGAGGACTTTGAGCTTAACACTCCGGCGCGAAGGGAGGAAGTTCACGAGATCAAGGCACGTTTTGAGAAGCAGCCAAAGGGAACACCATCACGGAACCTGGGTTCGGCAATGTGGCATCAGCTAATGCAGTTCTCCATGCGGACGGAAGTAGGAGGTGTGCATGTTCGGCGGAGCCGGGAGGCGAGCAGTCGAGTTCGGGAGAGACTGCAGGAATGGCAACGACGGAATGAGCAAGAAGACGGCCAACAGGGGCcagagcaacagcaacaaaaacgGGAGCGAGAGGAGGAACTTCTCAATGATATGGTCAAAACCTTGGATCTTGCCTTGATCCTggccggcggtggaggaaaACATGATGAAATTCACGGTTATGTAGCCTTATTGGAGAAGGCGGCATCCCTGCCCAGCAACGACAACAGTCCGGACAAAATCAGCTCCAAACCATCAGAAAGCGAAACCCCTAGGCAGGACCCTTCCCTGGGACGCACACGCACAACATCActcacccaaccaccaaccaaacgAGCAAGGCTatcactcccccctcccaccaacccctcatcAACAATCGATGGCTGGCTCCCTCTCAACGCCTCAGGAGAGCTCGTCGGCCCCGTCGCCATTTCTGATGAACCTCCTGTCAacacccaacaacaaacacccATCATAACCCAAAAATCACCCAACTggtcctcccacccctccttctccccttACGAACCCTTCACCCCCCCAGTaacctcccccatcccccgcctcccctcaccctccctcacaaccttccaatcccacctctcctcccccaccccccaacccctaaTCCTCACCAGCCTCGTCCCCAGCTGGCCAGCTCTAGCCGCCCACCCCTGGTCCAAACCCTcctacctcctctcccgcacCTTCTCCGGCCGCCGCCTCATCCCCGTCGAGATCGGCCGCTCCTACGTCGACGAAGGCTGGTCGCAGAAAATCCTCCCATTCTCCGAGTTCCTATCCACTTACATAACTTCCCCTTCCGAGTCCAAAGGCTATCTCGCCCAACACCAACTCTTcgcccaactcccccaactccGCAGCGACATCACCATCCCTGACTTGTGCTACACCTCCCCGGCGAACCGTCCCGACGGAACACCGGAGCTGGAAGAACCAATGCTGAACGCCTGGTTTGGCCCTCCAGGGACGATTACCCCTTTACATACAGATCCGTACCATAACCTTTTGGTGCAGGTTGTGGGCAGGAAGTATGTGAGGCTGTACCCCCCTGGGGCGGACGTCAAGAGACGAGGGGAGGAAGCGGGGGTTGACATGGGGAACACGGCTGCTTTTGATGTGGGTGTGCTTGAAGGGTGGGATGAGGCGAccggagaggggggggatgaagaggaaaaagagtTCAAGAGGCTGGAATATGTCGACTGCATACTCGAGCCCGGGGAGACGTTGTACATACCCGTGGGGTGGTGGCATTATGTGAGGGGGCTGAGCGTGAGTTTCAGTGTGAGCTTTTGGTGGAATTAA
- the hsp10 gene encoding mitochondrial heat shock protein Hsp10 (COG:O; EggNog:ENOG503P5D4; BUSCO:EOG09265H9T): protein MATSLRSIKSLVPLLDRVLVQRVKAEAKTAGGIFLPETAVKELNEAKVLAVGPGGLDKDGKRVPMGCAAGDRVLIPQYGGSPVKVGDEEYHLFRDSEILAKINEQNNA from the exons ATG GCCACCTCCCTCCGCTCGATCAAGTCCctcgtccccctcctcgaccgcGTCCTCGTGCAGCGCgtcaaggccgaggccaagaCTGCCGGGGGCATCTTTCTTCCTGAGACGGCCGTCAAGGAGCTCAACGAGGCCAAGGTTTTGGCTGTTGGGCCGGGCGGGCTCGacaaggatgggaagagggtgcCTATGGGGTGTGCGGCTGGAGATAGGGTTTTGATCCCTCAG TATGGCGGTTCTCCTGTCAaggttggggatgaggagtATCACCTTTTCAGGGATAGCGAGATTTTGGCAAAGATTAATGAGCAGAATAATGCTTAA